CCAAGGTGTCAGTCAACACCAGGTCGTGAATCCCGTGTGACAACATGCAGCAGAGAATTCATCTTTGAATCCTTTAACTGGGAgcaatatttagttttatttagtttCATAACAAAAAAGAGCTGCTCACAAATATAGGTACTTCCAAACATGGACAGAATCTTCGCacaatggtttttatattttgggtAACCGTTCCCAAGATATTTGTAGAATTCTGGGATTCCAACATCATCATATTTAGTTTTGAGTATGGTGTTGTACTGCAATTCGATAACTTCCATTTGTTGCTCTtcattcacattatttttttttttaaagattttatttttttcctctttctccccaaagccccctggtacatagttgtatattcttctttgtgggtccctctagttgtggcatgtgagacgctgcctcagcatggtttgatgagcagtgccatgtctgtgcccaggattcgaaccaacaaaacactgggctgcctgcagtggagcgcgcgaacttaaccactcggccacggggccagccccttcgtTCACATTATTAATGTTAATTGAGAAAGGTGAACTGAACAATATTAGTTCATTTTCAAAAGCTTGAAATCAGAGGTTTTCTGGAATTCAGTCTTCAACTCTTTAATTTGTGGAATATAGTTCAGGCCATCACTTTCATTTTCAGAAACTAATTTCAGAGTAGGGAAGTGGGCCAGATTGTTCCTTGCCAGATGAGTTTCCCAAAGACACAATTCCGCTAGGAATGAGCGAATGGAATCATACGTTTGTGTAACTACTTGTGAACGCCCTTGCAGAGAAATATCCAATGTGTTTAGATAAGTCATAATGTCAACCAAAAAGGCCAAGTCTTTGACCAATCTTTGCTAGTAAGCTGAGGCACGGATTTTCCTTTGGAAGACATGAAAAAGTCAATTTCTTCCAACAGTTCAAAAACCTGCCTGAGCACCACACCACAACTCAGCCACTTAGCTTCCATGGAGCAGAGCAGGCTTCCGTATTGTGCATCCAACTCATTAAACAAAGCACTGAACTTTCTGGGGTTCGAGCCATGGGAACATATCCAGGTTATGGTGGAAATGACTATGCCCAAGACATGATCCATTTTTAACTTGTTAGCACAAAATGATTCCTGGGGAACGAGGCCGTGCACAGACTTCAGTTCTGCGTCTTTGCAAAGCCCTGACACTTTCGATTGAAGTCTTGTAACACGTTGTTTAACACCAACCATCTCAGAGTTACCATCTGTGCTAAGACTTACTAATTTTGACCAGtctacattaaattttttaagacttttctcaacacataaaaataactCATTTCCTGATGTTGTGCTTGTCATGGGTACCACGTCCAAAAGTTCTTCAGTCACATCGAAAGGTTCATCAACACCACGAATAAATACAGCTAACTGAGGGGCATGATTTATATCGGCGCTTTCCTGAGCTGCGAGACAGAAAGCCACCAATGATTTCGCTTTCTCTTGCAACTTGTCCTGTAAGTTCTCAGTCACATTGTCAACGTGCTGCCCAACAATGTTCCCACTTAGTCTTATGTTGGCAAATGCTGGTCTCTGTTCGGGGTACATAATTTCTGCTGCACTCAACAGACACTCCTTTATAAACTCACCATCTGTCAAAGGTTTGGATGCCCGGGCAATTTTCTCACTTAATACATAACTACATTTCATGGCAGCATCACTTACTTTATTCACATTCAAAAGCAAATCATGTtgaaatttcagtctttttttcagTTCGTTAAGCTTTTTATCACGCATCTTTTGTGTACAGACATCATGGTTGCTACTATGGTTTGTTTCGTAATGGCCTCTTAGGTTATATTCTTTCGACACAGACAGACTTTGTTTGCATATTAAACATGTAGGAACATTCTTTACCTCCACAAAGAAATAAGCTCGCTCCCATTTTTCTTGAAACGTGTGGCTTTCCTGTTCTAGCTTTCGTTTCCCCACTTTTGAAAGAGACAAATgcataagaaatattaaaatgttatctttactaacagaaaaaaaggacTACTTCGTaagtaaaacatattattaattctatttttttcaatggGTAGATGTGATGTTCACTCCTTCAGAGCTGGGGAGAATTTCAGGAATGGCAGAGGTTGTAGGAAACAGAGCAAATGCCACAGCTAAGGGGAAGCAGCCCTTAGCTTAGTCACCTCTCCAGGGGACTACAGACATGTAAGAAAGCAGCCCCAGGGCCGCCAGATTCTCTGATGTAGCCAAAAAGGCTGGAGATccacatttttatgtgaaatttcttgatttttaaaaatattcatacgAAATTCTATAGTTTCTTTCCAGgtgattttttttggggggggggggaggaagattagccctgagctaacatctgctgccaatcctcctctttttttgctgaggaagactggccctgagttaacatccatgctgatcttcctctactttttaatttatatatatatatctttttttcatttttcttttttttttttttgaggaagatcagccctgaactaacgtctgctgccaatcctcctctttctgctgaggaagactggccctgagctaacatccatgcccatcttcctctactttatatgtgggacacctgccacagcatggcttgacaggcagtgcgcaggtccgcacccaggatccaacctggcgaacctcgggctgcccaagtggaaagtgtgaacttaactgctgcgccaccaggttggcccccctgtcttttttaatatgtgggacgcctgccacagcatggcttgacaaacggtgcacaggcctgcacccgggatccgaaccagtgaacccggggccactgaagtagaacatgtgaccttaactgctgcgccactgggcgggccGCTATAGTTTTTTCTGTAAATACTATACAAGCCACCACATCTACCCATCAGATTAGGGACACTGGTTTGAGGTCTCTGGTTTAAACCCGACAAAAACTCTACTCGATAACAAATTAGATATCTAATCCTGAAACCACAGGTTTAATAGGTTGTTCAAACAGAATCCTAGAGGGTACCCAAAACGGGGAACTAAACCGATGTATCTCAAAGTGCCATTTCTTTTACAGACATCAAGGTTACAGTTAACTAGGACAATACTCATTAATCTGATATAAGTATGCAGATAACACATTTTTGATCCAGGTAGAAGTTGTATTTAAAAGTGCCAACTGCCCCCAACCTCATCCTAGCCCGTCCCCAGGGAATGCCACTGCCAACCCTGGCGAGTCTCCATCCACAGGATGCTAGCATCCCTCACCTCTCCAGGGGCTGTACTGTCTATCTTCTTGGCCTTGGCTTTTCTCTCCAGCACGGTCCAGAACTATGGCAAGCCCACCGAtctctcttccttgcttctttgCCAAGGCTCTCTCTGCAGCCCACTTGTGAGTAGAAATCAATATAGGCGATCCTGCAattgtggggagagggtgggggagagaaggaaaacagtcGACACTTAGtacttttatttatctgtcttttGAATTAGTAATACACATACATGATTCAAAATGCAAAAGGTAGAAAAGGATACAGTGAAGTCTTCCTTTTGCCCAATTTCTACCCTTCACATcatgcttttgatttgcatttccctaatgactaatgttgagaatcttttcatgtgtttattgaccattagTATACCTTGTTTGGAAAATGGTCCATTAAAATCCTTTACccgttttttaaagattttttttttcctttttctccccaaagccccccagtacatagttgtatattcttcgttgtgggtccttctagttgtggcatgtgggacgctgactcagcgtggtttgatgagcagtgccatgtccacgcccaggattcgaaccagtaaaacactgggccgcctgcagcagagcgcgcaaacttaaccactcagctacagggccagccccctttacccgttttttaattgtgttgactttttattattgagttgttaagagttctttatgtatttttaatacaagtcccttatcaaatatatgatttgcaatattttctcccagtctgtagtttCCGTTAACTTTTTTGATAGTGTCCTTTAGGGTAGAAacatctttaattttgatgaagtccaacttctccatcttctctttcatCGCTGTGCAACACcctaacccaagatcacaaagatttactcctatgttttcttctaagttttatgTTTTAGCCCTTATGTTtgggtctttgattcattttgagttcattttttttatatggtgtgtcctccattatatttttacataaaaagtaGAATACTATATACACTGTTCTATACTTTGCCTTTTTCCCTTAATAATGTATACTACAGATTATTTCCCATCAGTACACAAAatgctgtttcatttctttttacaactGCATAGTATAATATCTTATGGATCTACTGGAAGATTTTAACCAGTTTCCTATTGATAGATATTCAGGTCAATTTTAATTCTGCATCAAACAACTTGGTAATACATTATTTCACACCTGTCTGCAGGATAAAGTCTTAGGAGTGGAACTGCAGGATAAAATGGTATATACAATTAGAACTCTCACAGATACTACTAGGTAACTAATCTTCGTATTGACTTCACCAGTTTCACCTCTACCAACAAAATACAAGCATGccagtttctccacaccctctccaataccATGGCAATAAATTTCTTGATCTGTGAACATCTGAGAGGTAAAAAGTTACATCTCggtgtagttttaatttataacTCTTTTATTATAAGTGAGGGTGACCATCCTctcctttctttaaaagaaaatttcttttctgagaCCTATCTGTAATCTGCCTATATTTTTACTGGGTTAttggtctttttcttactgattgtCAGGCACACTTCATACATCAGCAAAATTAGCCCTTGGTCTTGATACGAATTACAAATACTTTTTCCTGGTTTGCCacttgtcttttgactttgtttatggggattttttttttaagactggcacctgaactACCGTtgccaatgtttctttttttcctgctttttctcccccaacccccccagtacatagttgtatattttagttgtgggtccttctagctgtggcatgtgggatgccacctcagcatggcctgatgagtggcgccatgtctgcgcccaggatccgaaccagtgaaacctgggccaccgaagcagagcgtgcaaacttaaccacttggccaccggccAGCCCAATGgagatatttttttcccatgtagaaatattgtatatttatgcagtcaaatttatctactttttcctttGGGGTTCGTGTCACACTTAGAAAGGCCCTCCCCTCTTGcagattattaaaaacaaacaaaaacattctcCATGTCTTCCCCTAGTACTTCATGGTTTCATAGTTTCCATGTAATCATTCATGAACCTGTAATTAACTTTGGTGAATGACACGGAGTAAGAAGCTGAGTAAGAATATTCTCGAAGATAATGTACTGCGTGCATTTCTGACATAGGTACTATGCTCCATTTCATATGGTCATGGATTCTTTGGCTTCTCCTATTTCCCCTTGGCAATAATTCTTCATTAAAGGGATGATTCTAAAGAGTTAAGTGTGTCTAATTAAAACAAGTGAGTGAAGTTTGAGAAATCATATAGCTTTggcaggaatttttgttttgtcgTTTTCCAGTGTTGCTGACTGCAAGCATGGCGGAGctcccccatctctccccacAGTAAACACTGCTAACGATTTGGGATTTATCCTCTCAGACTTGTTTTCTAAATCTGCAGGACTCTTTTCTAGAGATTATATTCATCAGAATATACTGGTATGGGCTTGGCTCGGGAGCTCGGCTGAGGAGCCGGAGGTCGGGCCGCCGTTCCAGCCGCGTCCGCTCCTGGTCCCTGGCCCCTCGGCGGCATGGCGTGCGGGGCGACGTTGAAGCGGCCCATGGAGTTCGAGGCGGCGCTGCTGAACCCCGGGTCCCCGAAGCGGCGGCGCTGCGCCCCCCTGCCCGGCCCCACTCCGGGCCTCAGGCCCCCCGACgccgagccgccgccgccgctgctccAGACGCAGACCCCGCCGCCGGCCCTGCAGCAGCCCGCCCCGCCCGGCAGCGAGCGGCGCCTTCCAACTCCGGAGCAAATTTTTCAGAACATAAAACAAGAATATAGTCGTTATCAGAGGTGGAGACATTTAGAAGTTGTTCTTAATCAGAGTGAAGCTTGTACTTCGGAAAGTCAGCCTCACTCCGCAGCACTCGCAGCACCTAGTTCGCCAGGTTCCTCCTGGATGAAGAAGGACCAGCCCACCTTTACCCTCCGACAAGTTGGAATAATATGTGAGCGTCTCTTAAAAGACTATGAAGATAAAATTCGGGAGGAGTATGAGCAAATCCTCAATACCAAACTAGCAGAACAATATGAATCTTTTGTGAAATTCACACATGATCAGATTATGCGACGATATGGGACAAGGCCAACAAGCTACGTGTCCTGAAGCTTTCTTGCATATCTGGGTACCAGGTTTGACCTCAAGAGATGGCTGCTGTACACTTTTTGCAACTGGTTTGATATCACATTTCAGCTCCAACTTTGCATCCTGAGAACACTTAAACGTTTCTGCAGGTCCATTTTATACAACTTGAAAGACCTTAAAACTTTCTCGTTGCCACAAGcatatctttcttttctgctcaTCCAATAAACAGCTGTGCCCTACTGTGATAgattttccaaacaaaaatacCTGGAGCAGAAGTTTAGCAAAATATGCCCTCAGTGGCACTCAACAAATGGAGTTTCCCCAAGCACAGTTCTGTAAgaagtgtgtgtgagagtgtgtgtatatgtgtgtatgtgtattttaagttattatttgtaTTGTGCAAATTTTTTTGATCTTGGGGATTCTGGCTGTGAATTTGATGCACGACAATTATGGTTAAAAACATTTGCTTGGTCTAAAGAAGATCATTAATGTTTTGTGACCATATAAGTTGTAACAGTGGATTGTTTTATGTGTAGGTATTATTGTTAAATACAGGGACTGTTTCCAGGCACAGAATATGAATCATAAGTTAGGATGGACATTAGATGTGATTATGATAACATAGCAAAGGTCTGTGGTCCTAGGTCAACAAATGTGTGGTGACAAATTAGAACAAACTGGAGACAGGCCATTTGACACATGGACTCTGCCTAGCCgtgttaaaaaatactttgactCCAAGCCTTAAAATACCCACATGGAGTCTGTGCTCACCTCATTCACACAAAGAGCTCCCTGGACACTgacctctaaaaagaaaaagtctccgCCGGAGCAGGAGGATCAGGGTTTGCTTGGGAGCGTTACACAGGTGAGCACCGGGCTGGGCCAGGCCCCGGCGGCACTGCTGTTTGGGAGGAGCCACTTCACTCTCGCATCAGTTATTCAAAAGAGAATTTGGATCCTTTGGTCAGGTTCCCCCGAATTCTAAGAGGTGTCCATGTGCAACTGCTCGAGCTTTGTTTTGGCAGCCCCCTGCCCGAAGTTGCTTACAGACTGTTCTTTACCTTGTTTCCAAGGCTGAGGAACAGAAAGTAGCCTCTGTTTTGAGGAGGTGGAAGTTgagtatacatttattttttactgtgacTTGTTCAGGACCACATTTTACAAAATGCCTTGTTTCCTTTATTATTGTTTCTGGAAAGGAAAGttctattaaaattgttttagtttgagtatagaatagtttttttaaattagggcttattttgaaaattctgagTTTAATTCAAATGTATGCCAATACCTTCCAAAGTAAGGTAATATTCAGAGACAGTTGTTCTGATCAGATGGCTTAGAGAAATTTCTGGAATATTCACATTCGAAGATTCCTTATTAATGAATGTCTTTGACTTAAATCTAACCAAAAACTGCAACATTATTCTTTGTACATTTTCATTATATAGTGTTAACAAGCTTAGttgcaaacaaataaaatacttaagctaaaaaaaaaaaaaaaaaaaaaagaatatactgGTATGGATTATTTTAGAGTTTACCAACACCAACAAATTTAGCTCAAATATATCTGTTACCCGATATTCAATTTTTACCTCAGTGAGAATCCCTTCAAAATACATTCCAGTCCACCCTAATGTCACCATATTCATCCTTTTATGCTACCAGAGCCCAGAGACACAGTGATGGTCATTAGTTGGTCACAACATAATTCTAACAGACGAATTCAATGTCCTGTTTTGGTACCTGTCCGGGCAAGCTGCCAAGTGTGTTATTTTACTGGAGGCAGTCAGCCCTTGAGAGGAATGAAGATAACCTATGACCGAATTCTTCCAACCTTCAATCTTATAGTTGCAGAACAAATCTTCATTTCTCTATGACACCAGGTTTTCTAGAAGCTTTTGGCTGTCCATTTATGATGCCACCTTCAGCTCTTATGCCTGTTAGTAGAAAGGTTGACTAAccactctttccttctctaaaacCAGGTGTAAGTAATTTGGGAGAATGTAATGGAATTCTGTTATGTTTAAATCCAGTAGACgtgtattttttttcagtacAAGGTACAAAACATACCTTTCCCTCATGCCATCCTTGCTCACCAATCTGATTTGAAAAGCATCCTCAAACGCTTCTTTTAATTCATGCTGAGTGACTTTGTCAGGCAGGTTCTTGATCAGAAGCGTTCTGGCATCTCGATCTGcataaacacaaaagaatattgTTAGTCTGAGTTTAGATCTCATAAGGATCCAAAGTTttctaagggagaaaaaatacttctcaaagagctggagaCTGAAACAGCAATACGTATTCCTTCATTTAGCATATATTTGAACACATACTCTGGGCGAGGGCCTGTGCTACACGCTGGCTGTGAAAACAGAGACCTGGCCCCTGCTCTCAGGAAGGTGGTGTTGTTGGGGGAAAAGGAGAGTAAACAGTCACCTAATTACAAACTGCGGAAATGCcaggaaggaaaagtaaaagggGAAATGAGAACACGTCGTAGAGAAGACTTACCCCAGTCTGGGGGTAAAGGAAGATTCTCCTGATCCGAGGAAGTGACCTGTAAGCTGAGACTCCATGGATGGGACACAAGTAGCCAGGGAATGAGTCCTGGAGAGAACCCTGGGACGGAGAAGGACAGGCAGATAAAGTCTGTGCTGTAGAAGCAGGTGACCTGTTGGTCAGTGAGGAGTATCTGCCCTTTTGGATAAAAAACAATATGATACGAATTCCCGCCTGACCCACAGCCTTCTAGATACAGAGGTATCTACGAACAAATTACCTTGTTTgcatacctttctttctttcctttccctttggtTTCTTCAATTTCATTTCATACCCAAGGACCTTTGTATCTCTAAGTTCCAAGGCTTTTTCCTGGTCGTCAGCGgatttaaaattcacataaccAAATCTACAGAtgtagaagaaaggagaaaaaggactGGTATGATCAAGAGGCACATGCCTGCTGGCTGGCTAATCAGACTGGATGTAAGTGGAAATTAGCAATGAGTCAAAGGCACCTGCCAAATTTACATCAAAATCAAGGCTCCACCAACCGCCAATACCAGTGCCAGGAAGTAACAGAGAGCAGGGGTCCAGGCCTGGGGGGGAGTttgatgtctggagacatttttggctgtcacacCTGGGGAGTGTCCAGTGCGTGGGGAGTATCCAGTGGGTAGAACCCAGGGAGAGTGCTAAACGGCCTACAATGAACTGTATagctccccacaacaaagaattatccagcccaaaatgtcaatagtgctgaagtGAAGAAACTCTGTTCTAGAGCAAGGACTGAGAATCAGTGCAAATTCACCTGTTgaagtcttcatttttttctgcttaacaACTGACAAAATTTAACCAAAAGCTACAGAAAACGAAGCTACAagtttctgaatttttgttttaagaaacagccatctggggccagcccggtggcacagtggttaagtgctcacgttccactttggcggcccggggttcgccggttcggatcccgggtgtggacatggcatagcttggcaagccatgctgtggtaggcgtcccacatataaaatggaggaagatgggcacggatgttaactcagggccagtcttcctcagcaaaaagaggaggattggcagcagttagctcagggttaatcttcctcaaaaaaaaaaagagagagagaaacagccaTCTGCATTTGTGAATTGGAACAAAATGTATAGACTACGGAATGTGTTAGCAAACCCAAGGGCTATTActgtaagaattctttttaatg
This DNA window, taken from Equus przewalskii isolate Varuska chromosome 5, EquPr2, whole genome shotgun sequence, encodes the following:
- the LOC139083470 gene encoding akirin-1, with product MACGATLKRPMEFEAALLNPGSPKRRRCAPLPGPTPGLRPPDAEPPPPLLQTQTPPPALQQPAPPGSERRLPTPEQIFQNIKQEYSRYQRWRHLEVVLNQSEACTSESQPHSAALAAPSSPGSSWMKKDQPTFTLRQVGIICERLLKDYEDKIREEYEQILNTKLAEQYESFVKFTHDQIMRRYGTRPTSYVS